GCAGCGGCAACGGATCCTCGGAAAGGATCAAGCAGCGAAAAAACGGCTTCTTTATACACCGCCGACCCCTACCATTTCCGACATAATGGTTCCTCAAGCACAAGAAGAGGACCTAGAGTTGGAAAGGGAAGCCGATGCTAGCAGTTATGAAGCGGCTGAGGAATTCGTAGTGGCTGAAGCTTTGACGCCTAAGGTCCAGAACACGCCAGTAACGATGGAAAGGTCCCTGAACCTTGATTCCGTCATCGCCTATTTGGAATCTATGAATGGGCGTACGCTACAAGGCGAGGTATTAAAAACCGAAAATGAAAGATTGAAGCTTGAAATCAAGGGGCTGAAAAAGCGTAATGAAGATTTGGAGAATAAAATCAGCCATCTCGAACAAAATAGCGGTTTGATGCAGGAAGATTATGAGACTTTGATGAATATCATGAACCGGGCCAGAAAACTCGTCTTGTTAGAGGAAGAGGAGCGCCCGGCGACGAAGTTCAAGATGGATCGAAATGGAAATTTGGAAAAAATGGCTGAGTAATGAAATAATGTGGAGTGCATATTCGCTCGACCACATGATGATGGCCGATTCACCTTCATATAGATTGAAAAAAGGAGTCAGGAACAAGGCTCTTTTTTTCTTTGTCGCTATCACAGTTTCAGTGAATGCTAAAATTGTATGAAGTGGACAAAGCCGTTCCTGCACTTACAGGAACGGCTTCCACATTCAAACATTCAAGGCAGCAAACACTTTATCATTTCGTTCTATCACTCTTGTCAAGTACGCTTCATATAGCGGCCATTCCTCTGGGGAAAGCGTGTCCGAGAATATCCTTCCGCTGTGATCCTTCAGTACATGAAGGAACCTGAGCATCACGTCCTGGACGCTCAAATGTACATCCAGCAATTCCGAGAGGGACGCCATTACAGAAGGGACGATATCGGGATAAGTGAATTTCGTTTCCGCATCGGCTTTAGCTGCCTCATAAAAACCTTTGACGAGACTGGCGCGTCCAGCCCCGCTTCCATTGACGCATAAATAGATTTGCACCGCTACCCCATTGCGGATCCTGCGTTGGGATATGCCAGCAAATTTTTGTCCATTTATGCTTAAATCATAACTTCCCGGGCAATAGGAGCCGACGATCTCCCTTGCCTCCATCTTGCCCGGGAAATCGGCGAACATCAATTGAACAAGCTCCCACATCGCATCATAGCCACGATTGATTTCAATTTTTTGCTCGTTTTCAGGGAAAATGAGCGAGAGATTAAGGACCCCCTCGTCCAATACGACGGCCAGCCCGCCAGAATTGCGGACAATGGCCTGAAAACCGTGTTCCTCTAAATGGTTCAAGCCCTTCTTAAGAAAAGGCAACTTCGTGTCCTGGATGCCCATGACGACGGTTCGATGGTGCACCCACGCCCTTGCCACGGCCACTGATTTACCTGAACCGACGGATGCACATAATGTATCATCCATTGCAAAGGATTCTAGAGCTGGGAACTGGGGACCAACGGAAGATTGATCAATCACCCGCCACTCTTGCTGCATTAATAATGAACCTGTTTCACTCATATGAATCTCCCTTTACGTGTTATCTAAGGTACCGCTTATTGGTACTGGGCCACAAACCCCTGCGCCGCTGTAATGACGGCCAGTTTATATACGTCCTCTTCATTGCATCCCCTTGATAGATCGTTCACGGGCCGGTTCAGACCTTGAAGGATCGGGCCGACCGCTTCGAAGCCGCCTAAACGCTGAACCATCTTATAGCTGATGTTCCCCGCTTCGAG
This genomic stretch from Peribacillus muralis harbors:
- a CDS encoding lipoate--protein ligase family protein — translated: MSETGSLLMQQEWRVIDQSSVGPQFPALESFAMDDTLCASVGSGKSVAVARAWVHHRTVVMGIQDTKLPFLKKGLNHLEEHGFQAIVRNSGGLAVVLDEGVLNLSLIFPENEQKIEINRGYDAMWELVQLMFADFPGKMEAREIVGSYCPGSYDLSINGQKFAGISQRRIRNGVAVQIYLCVNGSGAGRASLVKGFYEAAKADAETKFTYPDIVPSVMASLSELLDVHLSVQDVMLRFLHVLKDHSGRIFSDTLSPEEWPLYEAYLTRVIERNDKVFAALNV